A genomic window from Glycine max cultivar Williams 82 chromosome 17, Glycine_max_v4.0, whole genome shotgun sequence includes:
- the LOC100813207 gene encoding probable inactive leucine-rich repeat receptor-like protein kinase At3g03770, translated as MGNRLYLSVFLVFVTVLLSIFHTEQLQSSDSKTLLRIQQQLNFPPVLSSWNKNTDFCSTDSTSSLTVVCYEGTITQLHIVGETRALLLPRNFSIDSFVRTLVRLPSLKVLTLVSLGIWGPLPGKIAHLSSLEIVNVSSNFLYGSIPLQFSLLSHLQTLILDDNMFSGHLPEWLDSFPALTVLSLKNNLFNSSLPDSLNSLENLRILSLSHNHFYGPVPDLGRLANLQVLELDDNAFGPRFPQLGDKLVTIVLRNNKFRSSIPDEVSSYYQLEKLDISANTFVGPFQLALLSLPSITYVNISGNKLTGMLFENLSCNPGLEAVDLSSNLLTGSLPKCLMSNSNDRTVLYARNCLETNQNQHALPFCHTEAIAVGIVPEGKKHKRVSKEVLSIGIVCGTFGGVAIVALLFFIIRRESVKSKIKNPPTKLISENAASGYTSKLISDARYISQTMKFGTVGLPPYRVFSLEEIVAATNNFDSASFMGEGSQGKMHRGQLKDGLLVAIRSVKMNRSYSTQDFMHNIEQISKYRHRHLVSVLGHCFECYLDDSSVSSIFVVFEYVPNGTLKSWISDGHYRKSLTWMQRIEATIGVAKGIQFLHTGIVPGVYSNNLKITDVLLDQNFVAKISSYDLPLLSYTRKVGQVNPSSGCRSPSIKKRVKHEDKSDVYDFGVILLELILGRTIKSRNVDTLKDLLQASITTNGEARRSIIDPAVRKACLDQSLKTMMEICVRCLVKEQAERPSIEDVLWNLQFAAQVQDAWRGDSQSSSSSDGSPISPLASRPLNFH; from the exons ATGGGAAATAGGCTCTATCTTTCAGTGTTTCTGGTTTTTGTAACAGTTTTACTTTCAATCTTTCATACAGAGCAACTGCAATCCTCTGACTCTAAAACCCTTCTAAGAATTCAACAGCAATTGAACTTTCCACCAGTTTTAAGCAGCTGGAACAAAAACACAGACTTTTGCAGCACAGATTCAACATCTTCTCTTACTGTTGTGTGCTATGAAGGCACCATAACTCAGCTGCACATAGTTGGTGAAACAAGAGCTCTACTCCTCCCTAGAAATTTCTCAATAGATTCCTTTGTCAGAACACTGGTTAGGCTTCCAAGTTTGaaagtcctcactttggtttcTCTTGGCATATGGGGTCCATTGCCGGGTAAGATTGCTCATCTGTCATCACTCGAAATAGTCAATGTGAGTTCAAATTTTCTGTATGGTTCCATCCCTTTACAGTTCTCATTACTGTCACATCTCCAAACACTCATTCTAGATGACAACATGTTTTCTGGCCACCTTCCTGAATGGCTGGATTCCTTTCCAGCCCTGACTGTGCTGAGTTTGAAAAACAACTTGTTCAACAGCTCCCTCCCAGATTCGCTAAATAGCTTGGAGAATCTGAGGATTCTTTCACTTTCTCATAACCATTTTTATGGACCGGTGCCTGATTTGGGCCGTTTGGCAAATCTTCAAGTGCTGGAATTGGATGATAATGCTTTTGGACCTCGGTTTCCACAGCTTGGTGACAAATTGGTTACTATAGTACTAAGAAACAATAAGTTCAGGTCTAGTATCCCTGATGAAGTGAGTTCATATTATCAACTTGAGAAACTTGACATCTCAGCAAACACATTTGTTGGCCCATTCCAGCTAGCACTGTTATCACTTCCTTCTATTACTTATGTGAACATTTCTGGAAACAAATTAACAGGAATGCTTTTTGAGAATCTGTCCTGCAATCCTGGACTTGAAGCAGTGGATTTATCCTCAAATCTTTTGACTGGGAGCTTACCAAAATGTTTAATGTCAAATTCCAATGACAGGACTGTCTTGTATGCTAGAAATTGTCTAGAGACAAATCAAAATCAGCATGCACTGCCCTTTTGCCACACTGAAGCCATAGCTGTGGGAATTGTGCCTGAGGGAAAGAAGCACAAACGAGTATCTAAGGAAGTTCTCTCCATTGGGATAGTATGTGGAACTTTTGGAGGAGTAGCAATTGTTGCACTGCTTTTCTTTATTATCAGAAGAGAAAGTGTCAAAAGCAAAATCAAGAATCCTCCAACAAAATTAATATCAGAGAATGCAGCTTCTGGATACACCTCTAAGTTAATCTCTGATGCAA GGTATATATCTCAAACAATGAAGTTCGGAACAGTTGGTCTGCCTCCTTATCGAGTTTTCTCACTAGAAGAGATTGTAGCAGCTACAAACAACTTTGACTCAGCTTCTTTTATGGGTGAAGGTTCTCAGGGAAAG ATGCACAGAGGTCAACTAAAGGATGGTTTACTTGTTGCCATTAGAAGTGTAAAAATGAACAGAAGCTACAGCACTCAAGATTTCATGCATAACATAGAGCAGATATCGAAGTACAGGCATCGTCATTTAGTCAGTGTTCTTGGACACTGCTTTGAATGTTATTTGGATGATTCAAGTGTCAGCAGCATATTTGTTGTCTTTGAGTATGTACCAAATGGCACTCTCAAGAGCTGGATCTCAG ATGGACACTATAGAAAATCCCTGACATGGATGCAACGCATAGAAGCTACAATTGGAGTAGCAAAGGGCATCCAATTTTTGCATACAGGGATTGTCCCTGGTGTATATTCAAACAATCTCAAAATAACAGATGTTTTACTTGACCAAAATTTTGTTGCGAAAATCAGCAGTTATGACCTGCCTCTGTTATCTTACACGAGAAAG GTTGGGCAAGTTAATCCTTCAAGTGGATGCAGAAGTCCTAGCATTAAGAAAAG AGTAAAACATGAAGACAAGTCTGATGTATATGATTTTGGAGTAATACTGCTGGAGCTCATTCTAGGAAGGACAATAAAGTCAAGGAATGTGGACACTTTAAAGGATCTG TTGCAAGCAAGCATAACAACTAATGGTGAAGCTAGGAGGAGCATTATAGATCCAGCAGTTCGCAAGGCGTGCTTGGATCAATCATTGAAGACAATGATGGAGATTTGTGTGAGATGCCTAGTCAAAGAGCAAGCAGAGAGGCCATCCATAGAGGATGTTTTGTGGAATTTGCAGTTTGCAGCTCAAGTCCAAGATGCATGGAGAGGGGACTCTcaaagtagtagtagtagtgacGGTTCTCCCATCTCACCTTTAGCATCTCGACCATTGAACTTCCATTAG